A genomic window from Ruminiclostridium cellulolyticum H10 includes:
- a CDS encoding cell division protein FtsA, producing the protein MPGKQKITKNKVETYNEEDLIFALDIGTRTVIGIVGIYEKEYFKVVAAEVCEHKSRAMLDGQIHDIEKVAEVITQVKERLEKTIGLSLTNVAIAAAGRVLKTSQTKLEYEIEQGREITSDIVGSLEVDAIQNAQYKLDNEISNEDKMTFYCVGYSVVNYFLNGYVISSLEGHKGKKIGVEVLATFLPHVVVDSLYTVMSKVGLEVISLTLEPIAAINVTIPKDLRLLNLILVDIGAGTSDIAVTRDGSVVAYGMVPIAGDEITEKIAQEFLVDFNTAEKIKISISSGVENIKYTDILGNKYEVTHQKSIEIIKPAIDFLAGSICDKIMEFNQKAPNAVFLIGGGSQIPGLTSRMAEILGLAENRVAVRGRDVIQNIKTKIKKLSGPESITPFGIAMMAHMQRGQDFMTVTVNDNEVKLFNSKKLGVADALILLGFNPDKLIGRSGKSLKFTLNGKDMIVKGEHGMAAQIFVNNELASLDTRIFNNDSIYIKSSYNGSDAKKKVVDYIKNTKGRTVFLNDDRIELVPYCSINGQVCSINTDIKNGDKVQIEEIVTLKDFVTKFELGLNSSLLRVNGEIGSQEYILNDNDRITDWTHEESDETAAFEQGREVQENYKTDYVPTNQFEQDYKENNIVPVPVKGFIINVNGERIELKENRQYIFVDVFNYINFDLSVPKGNIVLKLNGKPANFTDVISPGDNIEIYWENMQV; encoded by the coding sequence ATGCCTGGTAAACAGAAGATAACAAAAAATAAAGTAGAGACTTATAATGAAGAGGATTTGATATTCGCTCTTGATATTGGTACGAGAACTGTTATAGGGATAGTAGGTATTTATGAAAAGGAATACTTCAAGGTTGTTGCTGCTGAGGTATGTGAACACAAAAGCCGTGCAATGCTGGATGGTCAAATACACGATATAGAAAAGGTTGCTGAGGTAATAACTCAAGTAAAGGAGCGGCTTGAAAAAACAATTGGGTTAAGTCTGACAAATGTAGCTATTGCTGCAGCAGGAAGGGTGTTGAAGACAAGTCAGACAAAACTGGAATACGAAATTGAACAAGGACGTGAAATAACCTCTGACATTGTCGGAAGTCTTGAGGTTGATGCTATCCAGAATGCTCAGTATAAGCTTGATAACGAAATCTCCAATGAAGATAAAATGACATTTTATTGTGTAGGTTATAGTGTAGTTAACTATTTTCTCAATGGGTACGTTATTTCTTCACTTGAAGGACATAAGGGTAAGAAAATCGGAGTAGAAGTATTGGCAACTTTTCTTCCTCATGTGGTAGTAGACAGCTTGTATACGGTTATGTCCAAGGTGGGCCTGGAGGTAATAAGTCTGACTCTGGAGCCTATAGCTGCAATCAACGTTACTATTCCAAAGGATTTGAGACTTTTGAATCTTATATTGGTTGATATCGGAGCAGGAACATCGGATATAGCGGTAACCAGAGACGGCTCTGTGGTGGCGTATGGAATGGTTCCAATAGCCGGAGATGAGATAACCGAGAAAATTGCTCAGGAGTTTTTGGTTGATTTCAATACAGCTGAAAAAATAAAGATTTCTATTTCGTCGGGTGTAGAAAATATTAAGTATACAGATATACTTGGTAATAAATATGAGGTTACACACCAAAAGTCTATAGAAATTATCAAGCCTGCTATAGATTTTTTAGCAGGGAGTATTTGTGATAAGATCATGGAATTTAATCAGAAAGCTCCTAATGCTGTTTTTCTTATTGGTGGAGGAAGCCAGATACCGGGGTTGACAAGCAGGATGGCAGAAATATTGGGTCTTGCTGAAAACAGGGTTGCCGTACGGGGGAGGGATGTAATACAAAATATAAAAACCAAAATTAAAAAGTTATCAGGGCCGGAATCCATTACGCCATTTGGAATCGCGATGATGGCACATATGCAAAGAGGTCAGGATTTTATGACTGTAACGGTAAATGATAATGAAGTAAAGCTGTTTAATTCTAAGAAACTTGGAGTAGCAGATGCTCTGATATTGTTAGGATTTAATCCGGATAAGCTTATTGGGAGATCGGGGAAGTCATTGAAGTTCACACTTAATGGTAAAGATATGATTGTAAAAGGTGAACACGGTATGGCAGCTCAGATTTTCGTCAACAATGAGCTGGCAAGTCTTGACACTAGAATATTTAATAATGATTCAATATATATAAAGTCATCATATAATGGTAGTGATGCTAAAAAGAAAGTTGTTGATTATATAAAAAATACAAAAGGCCGTACTGTATTTTTAAACGACGACAGAATAGAACTTGTACCGTATTGTTCAATAAACGGCCAGGTATGCAGTATAAATACAGACATAAAAAATGGTGATAAGGTGCAAATAGAAGAAATAGTTACATTAAAAGATTTCGTAACAAAATTTGAACTTGGTCTTAACAGCAGCTTATTACGGGTAAATGGAGAAATCGGCAGTCAGGAATATATATTAAACGACAATGACAGGATAACCGATTGGACACATGAAGAATCAGACGAGACAGCTGCCTTTGAGCAGGGGAGAGAAGTACAAGAGAACTATAAAACCGATTATGTACCAACAAATCAATTTGAACAGGACTATAAGGAAAACAACATTGTCCCTGTGCCTGTAAAGGGCTTTATTATAAATGTTAACGGTGAGAGGATTGAATTGAAAGAAAACAGGCAATATATTTTTGTAGATGTTTTCAACTATATAAATTTCGATTTATCAGTACCTAAAGGAAACATTGTTTTAAAATTAAACGGAAAACCGGCCAATTTTACTGATGTGATTTCCCCGGGAGATAATATAGAAATTTATTGGGAGAATATGCAAGTGTAA
- the nth gene encoding endonuclease III, whose translation MNKKEKALQMIEVLDKLYPDAECSLNYENPLQLLISTQLAAQCTDARVNIVAKDLYKKYPTVEAFANADISELEEDIKSTGFYRNKAKNIIGCCKIIVEKYNGTIPDNMKELLELPGVGRKTANLYLYEIHGKQGIVVDTHAKRLSNRTGLTKHEDPEKIEYDLQKVIPESRWADFCHKLVFHGRAVCNARKPGCDKCEINHLCSYYTKK comes from the coding sequence ATGAATAAAAAGGAAAAAGCCCTGCAAATGATAGAAGTTCTTGACAAGCTTTACCCTGATGCGGAGTGTTCCTTGAATTATGAGAATCCGCTTCAGCTTTTGATTTCTACTCAACTTGCAGCTCAATGTACTGACGCAAGGGTAAATATTGTTGCAAAAGATTTATATAAAAAATACCCAACGGTTGAGGCATTTGCAAATGCAGATATAAGTGAACTTGAGGAGGATATTAAATCAACTGGATTTTACCGAAACAAAGCAAAAAATATTATTGGCTGCTGTAAAATCATTGTTGAAAAATATAACGGGACGATTCCCGACAATATGAAAGAGCTGCTGGAATTACCCGGTGTAGGGCGTAAGACAGCAAACTTATATTTATATGAGATACACGGGAAACAGGGAATAGTTGTTGATACACATGCTAAGAGGCTATCAAACAGGACGGGTCTTACAAAACATGAAGACCCTGAGAAGATCGAGTACGATTTACAAAAGGTTATTCCTGAAAGCAGATGGGCAGATTTTTGCCATAAGTTGGTTTTTCATGGAAGGGCCGTGTGCAACGCAAGAAAACCTGGATGTGACAAGTGTGAAATAAATCATTTATGCAGTTATTATACTAAAAAATAG
- a CDS encoding glycogen synthase encodes MDLSNKKLKVLFVSAEVDPFAKTGGLADVAGSLPKELTLLGQDVRVLMPRYKSIDTELTYAADFPVEMGERKETCIIKEGFMPVSGSKEVKVYFLENYHYFYRDSIYCYSDDAQRFILLCKAALEMLPYIDFKPDIIHCNDWHTGPLCLLLKEKYVKQDFYKDIATVYTIHNLEYQGNFSADTCSFLNVDEEFFTYEKAEFYGMFSFMKCGLVHSDIINTVSQQYAREILSTAYGEKMEGILNQRKKDLFGIVNGISYEEFNPEKNEELYAVYNSESVWNKKENKRKFQEEFGLAKSDAPLLAVITRLTQQKGLELILGCIDSLIKEKDIQLAVLGIGDEYYHNAFKNFEKNYPDNVAVFLEFNPILAKKIYASADMFLMPSRFEPCGLGQIISFRYGTIPVVRATGGLAETVIDYDRDSKNGNGFSFFDFNRREFEDTLNRAIHVYNEKPKEWEALVIKALESDFSWKKPCLKYLELYKLALEIKKHIQ; translated from the coding sequence GTGGATTTATCAAATAAAAAGTTAAAGGTACTTTTTGTATCTGCAGAGGTCGACCCTTTTGCAAAGACAGGAGGGTTAGCTGATGTGGCAGGCTCTCTGCCAAAAGAATTGACATTACTTGGGCAGGATGTAAGAGTTCTGATGCCCCGTTACAAAAGTATAGATACAGAATTGACGTATGCTGCGGACTTTCCAGTTGAAATGGGCGAAAGAAAAGAAACTTGTATAATCAAGGAAGGATTTATGCCTGTTTCAGGTTCAAAAGAAGTTAAGGTCTATTTTTTAGAAAACTATCATTATTTTTATAGAGATAGTATATATTGCTACAGTGATGATGCACAAAGATTTATACTGCTGTGCAAGGCAGCACTTGAAATGTTGCCATATATTGACTTTAAGCCGGATATTATTCATTGTAATGACTGGCATACCGGTCCGCTATGCCTGCTTTTAAAAGAAAAATATGTCAAACAAGACTTTTACAAAGATATTGCTACAGTTTATACAATTCACAATCTTGAGTATCAAGGAAATTTCAGTGCTGATACATGCTCTTTCCTCAACGTGGACGAAGAATTTTTTACTTATGAAAAGGCGGAGTTTTACGGGATGTTCAGCTTTATGAAGTGTGGACTTGTACACTCCGACATAATAAATACTGTAAGCCAACAGTATGCCCGGGAAATACTTTCAACTGCATATGGTGAAAAAATGGAGGGTATACTTAACCAACGAAAAAAAGATCTTTTTGGAATTGTTAACGGAATATCTTATGAAGAGTTTAATCCTGAAAAGAATGAAGAATTGTACGCTGTATATAATTCTGAAAGCGTTTGGAATAAAAAGGAAAACAAAAGAAAATTCCAGGAAGAGTTTGGTTTAGCTAAAAGTGATGCTCCGCTATTGGCGGTAATTACAAGACTAACCCAACAGAAGGGTCTTGAACTTATTCTGGGATGTATAGACAGCCTAATAAAAGAAAAAGATATACAATTAGCTGTGCTTGGTATAGGGGACGAATATTATCATAATGCTTTTAAGAACTTTGAGAAGAATTATCCTGATAATGTTGCAGTATTCCTGGAGTTTAATCCAATACTTGCCAAGAAGATATATGCATCAGCAGACATGTTCTTGATGCCATCTCGGTTTGAACCGTGCGGTTTAGGACAGATTATAAGTTTCAGATACGGTACTATTCCTGTTGTAAGGGCTACAGGGGGTTTGGCTGAAACTGTAATAGATTATGATAGGGATAGTAAAAATGGAAATGGTTTTTCATTCTTTGATTTCAATAGAAGAGAGTTTGAGGATACTTTGAATAGAGCTATACATGTTTATAATGAAAAACCAAAAGAATGGGAAGCATTGGTTATTAAGGCATTGGAAAGTGATTTTTCATGGAAGAAGCCTTGTCTTAAATATTTAGAATTATATAAATTAGCGTTAGAAATCAAAAAACATATACAATAA
- a CDS encoding HD domain-containing phosphohydrolase, whose protein sequence is MNLSKYYLHLVKIIICVIALPCFIYGIFTNTLTPLAVSSCLGIVLLAYDICRFIIDRRNRKNTKKYGSLQPKENILNSAAGKSHFRTLKLLVEKQNQLEALSITSEKFNSTIEIENIIKYVFDVFKKFTGCDRCLICFRDVDSQDIYCKYELGDINYGEVGKYFDEDSVITQCFNTNSVVVKCGIKIKKRSIVGDKLAIPLNISDEQLGVIFLETKNKETFKKVNLIFLQSLANYAAVAMYKSQLINDVYIQKQEIEALYEETAAVNDDLNHNIESLNKAKDELRQKNEELLKYSESLNTGYIQTVMSLVHAIEAKDAYTSGHCQRVMEISCEIATRMNLDEDTIQDLRYAAILHDIGKIGVSASILNKTGKLTDGEFEEIRKHPQISYNILKNVEFLRNGLRAILEHHEKYNGGGYPNGLKGEEISLLGRILCIADAFDAMTSDRTYRRGMTMEVAINEIERCKGIQFDPRISDLFINMIKELINN, encoded by the coding sequence ATGAACTTAAGCAAATACTATTTACATCTAGTAAAAATAATTATATGCGTTATAGCTTTACCATGTTTTATTTATGGAATTTTTACGAATACTTTGACACCACTGGCTGTGAGTTCCTGTTTAGGTATAGTGCTGTTAGCATATGATATTTGTAGATTTATTATAGATAGAAGAAACAGAAAGAATACAAAAAAATATGGAAGTCTCCAGCCAAAAGAAAATATTCTCAATTCGGCAGCGGGAAAGAGCCATTTTAGAACATTAAAACTTCTTGTTGAAAAACAGAACCAGTTAGAAGCTTTAAGTATTACGTCCGAAAAATTTAACTCTACAATAGAGATTGAAAATATAATTAAATATGTTTTTGATGTATTTAAGAAGTTTACGGGGTGTGACAGATGCCTGATATGCTTCAGGGATGTGGATTCTCAGGATATATATTGCAAATACGAACTAGGTGATATAAATTATGGAGAAGTTGGAAAATACTTTGATGAAGATTCTGTTATAACTCAATGCTTTAATACAAATTCGGTTGTTGTCAAATGCGGCATTAAAATCAAAAAAAGAAGTATAGTAGGAGATAAACTTGCTATTCCGCTTAACATATCAGATGAACAGTTGGGTGTTATTTTTCTTGAAACAAAAAATAAAGAAACATTTAAAAAAGTAAACCTTATTTTTCTACAAAGTCTTGCTAATTATGCTGCCGTTGCCATGTACAAGTCTCAATTGATAAATGATGTGTATATACAAAAGCAGGAAATAGAAGCACTTTATGAGGAAACAGCTGCTGTAAATGATGACTTGAACCATAATATTGAAAGTCTTAATAAAGCAAAGGACGAACTCCGCCAAAAAAATGAAGAGCTTTTAAAGTATTCCGAAAGCCTTAATACAGGATATATTCAAACTGTTATGTCTTTAGTTCATGCAATTGAAGCAAAGGATGCTTATACAAGCGGACATTGTCAGAGGGTAATGGAAATTTCCTGTGAGATAGCTACCCGTATGAATTTGGATGAAGATACAATACAGGATTTGAGATATGCAGCAATATTGCATGATATAGGTAAAATAGGAGTGTCTGCTTCAATTCTTAATAAAACAGGTAAACTGACGGATGGTGAATTTGAAGAAATAAGGAAGCATCCGCAAATTTCATACAATATACTGAAAAATGTAGAATTTCTAAGAAACGGTTTGAGAGCTATTTTAGAACATCACGAAAAATATAATGGAGGCGGTTATCCCAACGGCCTGAAGGGTGAAGAAATTAGCCTTCTAGGAAGAATATTGTGCATTGCCGATGCTTTTGATGCAATGACCAGCGACAGAACATACAGAAGAGGTATGACAATGGAAGTGGCGATTAATGAAATTGAAAGATGCAAGGGGATTCAGTTTGATCCAAGAATATCAGATCTTTTTATTAACATGATTAAGGAGCTTATTAATAATTAA
- a CDS encoding S1C family serine protease, which produces MIDDRDDKINENGSSIDQPQNDNGTYEANSNSESQESVNQTQEDIQNGSSWQYETVTPVSENKEPVDNVVGENTSQDTVTDNYNLDPQESQTETQDANKSGFGEDCNLETQVEPNSVYNNYYRENCKKTNTKKSNAWKYVLVSAVSSLVGAALLALLMLFVAPFVQPQIKSYLGNNFPGLKTESTQPNTGELKRVEIVQSGESAVTSVAEKVGPSVVGIKTSYQNTNELFGVQSGGGEGSGIIISADGYILTNHHVIEGALNDKTRNIRSDAKIEVFLPNKIDKPYSAIVKGYDAKTDLAVLKINDTNLPVIEFGNSNDIKIGEPAIAVGNPGGLEYMGSVTYGVISGLNRTVQLDGGKRIRLLQTDAAINPGNSGGALVNIKGQLIGVNTVKMVATGFEGLGFAIPVNEAKTIADELITKTYIAKPYLGISVNTQYTEDIAKANNMPAGVYVADVELFGAAAKAGIMPGDVITKFNNKVIKSYDELEDTKNKMKPGDVVKIEIFRDGSTKTVQAKLGETK; this is translated from the coding sequence ATGATCGACGATAGAGACGATAAGATAAATGAAAATGGTTCCAGTATTGACCAGCCGCAGAATGATAACGGCACTTATGAAGCAAACAGCAATTCAGAATCACAGGAATCTGTAAACCAAACTCAGGAAGACATCCAGAACGGTAGTAGTTGGCAATACGAAACAGTAACTCCTGTAAGCGAAAACAAGGAGCCTGTTGATAATGTAGTGGGTGAAAATACTAGTCAAGATACTGTTACCGATAATTACAATTTAGATCCACAAGAATCACAAACCGAAACACAAGATGCCAATAAGTCAGGGTTTGGCGAAGATTGCAATTTGGAAACACAAGTAGAACCTAACTCTGTTTACAATAATTATTACAGGGAAAACTGTAAAAAAACAAATACTAAAAAGTCAAATGCATGGAAATACGTATTGGTATCAGCTGTCAGCTCACTTGTTGGAGCGGCACTTCTTGCATTGTTAATGCTTTTTGTTGCACCGTTTGTACAGCCCCAAATAAAATCATACCTTGGAAATAATTTCCCTGGCCTTAAAACTGAGAGTACCCAGCCCAATACCGGCGAACTAAAGAGAGTTGAAATAGTTCAAAGTGGAGAATCAGCCGTTACAAGTGTAGCAGAGAAAGTCGGGCCTTCAGTTGTAGGTATTAAAACATCTTATCAGAATACCAATGAATTGTTTGGAGTACAGTCCGGGGGTGGTGAAGGATCAGGTATAATAATAAGTGCTGATGGATATATTCTTACAAACCATCACGTTATAGAAGGTGCCTTAAATGATAAAACAAGAAATATAAGAAGTGATGCAAAAATTGAAGTGTTCCTTCCCAACAAAATAGACAAGCCTTACTCTGCTATAGTTAAAGGGTACGATGCAAAGACAGATCTGGCTGTATTAAAAATCAATGATACAAACCTCCCTGTTATAGAGTTCGGTAATTCGAATGATATAAAGATCGGTGAGCCGGCCATTGCAGTAGGTAATCCAGGAGGCCTTGAATACATGGGTTCAGTAACATACGGCGTTATAAGCGGTTTAAACAGAACTGTTCAGTTGGATGGAGGCAAGAGGATAAGACTGTTGCAGACAGATGCTGCCATAAACCCCGGAAACAGTGGTGGTGCATTGGTAAATATCAAAGGACAGCTTATTGGTGTAAATACAGTAAAGATGGTTGCAACAGGGTTTGAAGGACTTGGTTTTGCAATCCCCGTAAATGAGGCAAAAACAATAGCAGATGAACTTATCACAAAAACCTACATTGCAAAACCTTATCTGGGTATTTCAGTTAACACGCAGTATACAGAAGATATAGCAAAGGCAAATAATATGCCTGCCGGAGTATACGTGGCAGATGTTGAACTTTTTGGTGCAGCTGCTAAAGCGGGCATAATGCCGGGTGATGTAATAACCAAATTTAACAACAAAGTAATTAAGTCTTATGATGAGCTTGAAGATACAAAGAATAAGATGAAACCTGGGGATGTGGTTAAGATAGAGATTTTCAGAGACGGAAGTACAAAAACCGTTCAGGCTAAACTAGGTGAAACAAAGTAA
- a CDS encoding sensor histidine kinase, whose translation MARFKKTIFQKLVVVFIGLLVLSYVVTGGFLYYFLNGFVTKQETETLVESAENIRDFFYKYYLPNKNNKLVQEIFRQTLEMYSVSSNSIIWIVDYTGHILISVSNDDQINNVLKQYIDDSGYPKLPDIRQYIRVMNNGGKIRTETGNFFGFFNNEPFKKYGSSWLTIQMPFDVIPINGREQTIAAVYLHTPVPAIQKVRTSVFSLFLISGGVAISLAIILVYIFSIRFTRPLKQINNAAKIIAGGDFQKRLVVSSQDEIGQLAESFNNMVEDLQRLEELRRGFIANVSHELRTPMTSIRGFIEGILDGTIPPEKQRGYLTIVRDETNRLNRLVNDLLDLARMESGELTLSMKPFDINELIRICVIKLETLITSKNLQIEANFDVDSMMVLADKDSIERVIINLLHNAVKFSNENGKIIVETAKNKEKVFISVKDNGIGIDSDDKKRIWDRFYKSDKSRGKDKTGTGLGLAIVKNILTEHKQDILLESDVGKGTKFTFTLDYYKSHIED comes from the coding sequence ATGGCCAGATTTAAAAAAACAATATTTCAAAAGCTCGTAGTGGTTTTTATAGGACTGCTTGTTTTAAGCTATGTAGTTACAGGTGGCTTTTTGTACTATTTTCTGAATGGTTTCGTTACAAAACAGGAGACTGAAACTCTTGTTGAGAGTGCTGAAAACATCAGGGACTTTTTCTACAAGTATTACCTTCCGAACAAAAACAACAAACTGGTGCAGGAGATTTTTCGTCAAACCCTTGAAATGTACAGTGTTTCAAGTAACTCTATTATTTGGATAGTTGATTATACCGGGCATATCCTTATATCGGTATCCAACGATGACCAGATAAATAATGTTCTGAAGCAATACATAGATGATTCAGGATATCCAAAGCTTCCGGATATAAGGCAATATATAAGAGTAATGAATAACGGTGGAAAAATCCGTACAGAAACAGGCAACTTTTTCGGCTTTTTTAATAATGAACCTTTTAAAAAATACGGAAGTTCTTGGCTTACAATTCAAATGCCCTTTGATGTAATTCCTATAAATGGAAGGGAACAGACCATAGCCGCTGTTTACCTGCATACTCCGGTACCTGCAATTCAAAAAGTAAGAACCTCTGTATTCAGTCTTTTTCTTATATCAGGTGGAGTTGCAATATCTCTGGCCATAATACTTGTTTATATATTCTCAATTAGATTTACACGTCCGTTAAAACAGATTAACAATGCTGCAAAAATAATTGCAGGTGGAGACTTTCAAAAGAGGCTTGTAGTCAGTTCACAGGACGAAATTGGACAGCTGGCAGAAAGCTTTAATAACATGGTTGAAGATTTGCAAAGACTGGAAGAGCTCAGACGGGGTTTTATTGCAAACGTTTCACATGAACTCCGTACACCGATGACGTCTATAAGAGGCTTTATTGAAGGTATTCTTGATGGTACCATACCGCCCGAAAAGCAAAGAGGCTATTTAACAATTGTAAGGGACGAAACCAACAGACTGAACAGGTTGGTAAATGATTTACTGGATTTGGCGAGAATGGAATCAGGAGAGCTGACTCTATCTATGAAGCCTTTTGATATTAATGAATTGATCAGAATTTGTGTTATAAAGCTGGAAACTCTGATTACCTCAAAGAATCTGCAAATAGAGGCAAATTTTGATGTTGACAGCATGATGGTACTGGCTGATAAAGACTCGATAGAGAGGGTTATTATTAATCTATTACACAATGCCGTAAAATTTTCTAATGAAAATGGTAAGATAATAGTTGAAACTGCAAAGAATAAGGAAAAGGTCTTTATATCAGTTAAAGATAACGGTATCGGAATAGATAGCGATGATAAAAAAAGAATCTGGGACAGATTTTATAAGTCTGATAAATCAAGAGGAAAGGATAAAACTGGTACCGGCCTCGGCTTAGCCATCGTTAAGAATATTTTGACTGAACACAAGCAGGATATATTGCTAGAGAGTGACGTAGGAAAAGGAACAAAGTTCACATTTACACTTGATTATTATAAAAGTCATATTGAAGATTAA
- a CDS encoding response regulator transcription factor, protein MSSKSKVLIVDDDRNICELIGLYLEKEGYEVLYAYNGLNAVDTFKIQTPSLVVLDIMLPGIDGWQVCREIRKVSSIPIIMLTAKGETFDKVLGLELGADDYMVKPFEPKELVARVKAVLRRYEYKEVDTQEVAFPNLIINKSNYTIRLKGNLIELPPKELELLFFLASNPNKVFTREQLLERVWGFDFYGDSRTVDVHVKRVREKIDLEGQPWQLKTVWGVGYKFEVK, encoded by the coding sequence ATGAGTAGCAAAAGTAAAGTATTAATAGTTGATGATGACAGAAATATATGTGAGTTGATAGGGCTATACCTTGAAAAAGAAGGATACGAAGTCCTTTACGCTTATAACGGGTTAAATGCTGTTGATACATTTAAAATACAGACTCCTAGCCTGGTAGTTCTGGATATTATGCTTCCCGGAATTGACGGATGGCAGGTATGCAGGGAAATAAGAAAGGTAAGCTCTATCCCTATTATCATGTTAACTGCAAAAGGTGAGACCTTTGACAAAGTCCTTGGACTCGAGCTGGGAGCAGATGATTACATGGTTAAGCCCTTTGAGCCTAAAGAGCTTGTTGCAAGGGTAAAGGCAGTATTGAGGAGATATGAGTATAAGGAAGTTGATACCCAGGAAGTTGCATTTCCAAATCTCATTATAAATAAAAGTAACTATACAATCAGGCTTAAGGGTAACCTAATCGAACTTCCTCCAAAGGAACTGGAACTCTTGTTTTTTCTTGCATCAAATCCAAACAAGGTTTTTACAAGGGAACAACTCTTGGAGCGTGTATGGGGATTTGATTTTTATGGAGATTCCAGAACGGTTGATGTACATGTAAAGAGGGTTCGTGAAAAAATAGATCTCGAAGGGCAGCCATGGCAGTTAAAAACCGTATGGGGTGTTGGCTACAAGTTCGAGGTGAAATAA
- a CDS encoding SH3 domain-containing protein — protein MLRKKICVGLVAGVLSLSLILGQGVVCAADINISSNIENGITRTLSAYRVTGNGVRLRAEPNTSSTILGLLYFPEIIQVERWSSDGAWVYARTESGVWGWVSTAYIEMAVY, from the coding sequence ATGTTACGTAAAAAGATTTGTGTTGGTTTAGTTGCAGGGGTATTAAGTTTATCCCTGATATTGGGACAAGGAGTGGTATGCGCAGCAGATATAAATATTTCAAGTAATATAGAAAATGGAATAACTAGAACTTTATCTGCCTATAGGGTTACCGGTAATGGAGTTAGACTCAGAGCAGAACCAAATACATCAAGTACCATACTTGGATTGCTCTATTTCCCTGAAATAATTCAAGTAGAACGTTGGAGTTCAGACGGAGCATGGGTTTACGCTCGTACTGAGAGCGGGGTATGGGGATGGGTTTCAACTGCATACATAGAGATGGCTGTGTATTAA
- the spo0A gene encoding sporulation transcription factor Spo0A: protein MSSKKIEVLIADDNREFGDILCEYLSNQEDIEVVGLARDGFEAVDLILQNTPDIAILDIIMPHLDGLGVLEKIASSNLEKKPLFIVLSAVGQDKITQRALSLGAEYYIVKPFDMDVLVSRIRQLKDNTYLSSASTSTSMNSSISQHKSDTFITEKKPAHINNTSRSLEVEVTNVMHEIGVPAHIKGYQYLRDAIMMVVKDLDVINSITKLLYPSIAKEYNTTPSRVERAIRHAIEVAWSRGQVEAIDALFGYTVNIGKGKPTNSEFIAMIADKLRLELKVS, encoded by the coding sequence TTGAGTAGCAAAAAAATAGAAGTCCTGATCGCAGACGATAATCGTGAGTTTGGAGACATCTTATGCGAGTACTTGTCCAACCAGGAGGACATAGAGGTTGTTGGTCTTGCAAGAGATGGATTTGAAGCAGTAGACTTAATCCTTCAAAATACTCCTGATATAGCAATACTAGACATTATAATGCCTCATTTGGATGGTCTGGGTGTATTGGAAAAAATAGCATCATCCAATCTTGAGAAAAAGCCATTATTTATAGTTCTATCTGCCGTAGGACAGGATAAGATTACCCAACGCGCTTTATCATTAGGTGCGGAGTACTACATAGTGAAGCCATTTGACATGGATGTTCTTGTAAGCCGAATTAGACAACTGAAGGATAATACATATTTATCTTCAGCTAGCACTTCCACATCAATGAATTCTTCCATATCACAACATAAAAGTGATACGTTTATCACCGAAAAGAAACCGGCACACATAAATAATACTTCAAGAAGCCTTGAGGTTGAAGTAACAAATGTTATGCATGAGATAGGAGTTCCTGCACATATAAAGGGTTATCAGTATTTAAGAGATGCAATTATGATGGTTGTTAAAGACCTTGACGTCATAAATTCCATCACAAAATTGCTATATCCGAGTATTGCAAAGGAATATAATACTACTCCAAGCAGAGTTGAGAGAGCAATACGCCACGCAATTGAGGTTGCATGGAGCAGAGGCCAGGTAGAGGCTATAGATGCACTGTTTGGATATACAGTAAATATCGGCAAGGGAAAACCTACTAATTCAGAATTTATCGCAATGATTGCTGATAAGCTGAGATTGGAATTGAAGGTAAGCTAA